A region from the Pempheris klunzingeri isolate RE-2024b chromosome 17, fPemKlu1.hap1, whole genome shotgun sequence genome encodes:
- the nupr1b gene encoding nuclear protein 1b — MSHVDVKNMKPTSFEDEYYDQYEYYNLTDKYTEGSARKGRTKKEASENTNRHNPSGHERKIVEKLQNSEKKAKE; from the exons atgAGCCACGTCGACGTTAAAAACATGAAGCCCACCAGCTTTGAGGACGAGTACTACGACCAGTATGAGTACTATAACCTGACCGACAAGTACACAG AGGGCTCAGCCCGGAAAGGCAGGACAAAGAAGGAGGCCAGTGAAAACACCAACAGACACAACCCCTCCGGACATGAGCGCAAAATCGTGGAGAAGCTCCAAAACAGCGAGAAGAAAGCCAAGGAGTGA